In Acidimicrobiales bacterium, the sequence TAGGTGTCCTCGGAGAAGTCGCGGTGGCCGGGGGTGTCGAGCAGGTTGACCAGGTGGTCGCGGTAGGGGAACTGCAGGACCGTCGAGGTGATGGAGATGCCCCGCTTCTGCTCCAGCTCCATCCAGTCCGAGGTGGCCGACCGCCGACCCGCCTTGCCCTTCACCGAGCCGGCCTCGGTGGTGAGCGCGCCGCCATAGAGCAGGAACTTCTCGGTGAGGGTGGTCTTGCCCGCGTCGGGGTGGCTGATGATGGCAAAGGTGCGGCGGCGGGCCGCTTCGGTCACTGGGTCGAGCGCTGGCACCTGGTCAACGCTAGGGCCTGGCTCTCGGTACCAGGTAGTCGTCGGCATCGAGCGGCGGTTCAGAGGGTAGGTCGTGGTGGCATGGCCCACGACCTCGAGCAGGCGGCCTGATCAGCCCCTCGTCTGGCGACATCGCGCGGATCTGTCGCGCTGAGCGCGACGAATCCGCGCGATGTCGGGGAGGCGTGGAGGGGAGGCATGATGAGGGGTCGAGGGGGTCCGGAGTGGTCAGGGGCCGGGGCGTTCAGGTGTCGGGGTGCTCGGCATGCTCGTCCGACCCGGACTCCCAGTCGACCGGCTCCCACTCGACGTCACCCCAGAACGGGTCGCGGCGACCACGACCGCGGCGGCCGCGGGCGGAGGAGTCCTCGGGCACGACCGCGCCGGCGATGACCAGCGCTGCGATCCCGGTGGTGATCGGCACCGCCGCGACGAGTCCGATCGAACCGACCAGGGTCCGCACCACCTCCATGGCGACCGCCTCGCCGGTGACGACCTCCTCGAACGAGCGCTGGGCCTGGGTGAACAACAGCAGCAGCGGCAAGGCGGCACCGGCATAGGCGAGCGCGAGGGTGTTCACCACCGAGGCGATGTGGTCGCGCCCGATGTTGACCGCCCGGCGGTACAGCTCCCAGGCGCCGAACCGGCGATCGGCCAGCTTGAGCTCCCACACCGCCGCGACCTGGGTGACCGTGACGTCGTCGAGCACGCCGAGCGCGCCGATCATGATGCCCGCCAGCAGCAGGCCCTGGAGGTCGATGATCCCCGAACTGGCCTGCAACAGCATCACCTCCTCGCTGGCCAGGCCGGTGATGCGGGTGAGCGACACGAACAACACCGCGAGCCCGGCGGTGAGCGCGAGCGCGAGGAGCGTGCCGAGCAGCGCGACGGCGGTGCGCTCGTTGAGGCCGTGGGCGAGGAAGAGCGCCAGGTAGGCGATCGTCGAGGCGGCCACGAGGGCCAACAGCACAGGAGGGTCGCCGAGCAGCAGCGCCGGCAACAGGAAGGTGACGATGACGACCAGGCTGACGGCGACCCCGACCAGGGCTCTCACACCCTTCCAACGGCCGAGGGCCACCACCGCCACCACGAACAGCGCACCCAGCCACAGCAACGGCGTGTTCCGTTGGAAGTCCGCGAACTGGAAGGCGAGCTCGGGCGGCGCTTGCGAGGAGTAGGAGAGGACGATCTGGTCGCCCGAGTCGAGCCTGGGGGAGTTGGCCGACGGGAACAGCTCGAAGGTCGCGGTCTGGCCACGCGGCGACCCGCTGGTGACTCGTGCGCTGATCAGCTCGCACCGAACCGTGGACGCGTCGCCGGCGCCGGAACAGGGCACCAGCTCCACCCGGTTGACGGTGGCATCGACCAGTTCCTCCCCGAACCCGACATCGAACCCGGCCGACACCTGCTCCTGTGGCCACAGCAGCACGAGGCCCGCCACCGTCACCGCGCCGATGAGGGCCAGTGCTCCCCACACGACCGCTCGTGCCCGGGGGCTGGTGAGAACCGACGAGTCGGTGTCCTCGGGAGCGTGGGAGTGTCCGTGAGCCACCTGCTGAGTCTCGCCGCTCGGTGGCACCCAGCGGTGGCATTGCCACGCTGGGGGTCAGCCGTCGTCGGTGAGACAGGCCCGGCACCGGCCGATGAGGTCGAACCGGTGGCCTTCGATGCGGAACCCGGTCTCGGCGGCGATGGCATCGACGGCTCGGTCGAGCCGCCGTTCGACCGAGGGTGCCACCACGAAGTCGGTGACGCCGCCGCAGCCCGAGCAGATCAGGTGGTGGTGGTGTTCGGTGAGGTCCTCTGCCAGCTCGAAGCGGGCGAACTCGTCGGTGGCGACCACCCGCTCGACGACCCCGGCCCGTTCGAGCACCGCCAGGTTGCGGTAGGCCGAGCTCTGGGGGATGCCGGACTGGCGGTCGAGCAGGTCGGGGATGGTGAGGGGGCGGTCGGCGCCCTCGAGGAGCTCGACGAGCGCTCGGCGATTGCCGGTGTAGCGCTGTCCGTCGCGGCGGAGGCGTTCGGCGGCGGTGGTGTGGAGGGTGCTCGGCGAGGTGGTCGAGGGCATCCTCCCACCTTAGCCGGAAGTGAGAATCACTGAGAACTGACCGGTCCCCATCCCTGAGTCGGAGGCGTCAGGTTCCCGTCCTGGCAGCACTTCCGCCTACGCTTGCCGCGTGCTCGAATCGACCAGGATGGACCTCGCCTACCCCGGAGCTCGCCGGCCCGACCGGGCATTTCACGTCGACAGCGCTGGCGTGTCGCTGGCTGCCTACGAGTGGGGCGACGCGGACCGACCGCCGATCCTGCTGGCGCACGGGGGTTTCGACTTCGCCGCCACCTTCGACCTGCTGGCACCGTTGCTCGCCGACGCAGGATGGCGCGCGGTGTCCTGGGACCAGCGGGGCCACGGCGACTCGGAACACGCTCCGCTCTACAGCTGGGACGCCGATGTGCGCGACGCGGTGGCGGTGATCGAATCGATCTCGGACGAGGCGATGCCGGTCGTCGGCCACTCCAAGGGCGGCAGCATGATGCTGCAGCTCGCCGAGTTGGCTCCGTGGCACGTCACCCGCGTGGTCAACCTCGACGGTCTGCCGTCGCGGGGCGCGGCCCCCGACATCGCCGACCACGAGCGCACCCGGATCATGGCCGACGAGCTCAACAGCTGGCTCGATCACCGGCTCAGGTCCCATGACATCCAACGCAGACCGGGCACCGTCGACGAGCTCGCCGAGCGTCGAGGTGCGAT encodes:
- a CDS encoding YibE/F family protein; amino-acid sequence: MAHGHSHAPEDTDSSVLTSPRARAVVWGALALIGAVTVAGLVLLWPQEQVSAGFDVGFGEELVDATVNRVELVPCSGAGDASTVRCELISARVTSGSPRGQTATFELFPSANSPRLDSGDQIVLSYSSQAPPELAFQFADFQRNTPLLWLGALFVVAVVALGRWKGVRALVGVAVSLVVIVTFLLPALLLGDPPVLLALVAASTIAYLALFLAHGLNERTAVALLGTLLALALTAGLAVLFVSLTRITGLASEEVMLLQASSGIIDLQGLLLAGIMIGALGVLDDVTVTQVAAVWELKLADRRFGAWELYRRAVNIGRDHIASVVNTLALAYAGAALPLLLLFTQAQRSFEEVVTGEAVAMEVVRTLVGSIGLVAAVPITTGIAALVIAGAVVPEDSSARGRRGRGRRDPFWGDVEWEPVDWESGSDEHAEHPDT
- a CDS encoding Fur family transcriptional regulator codes for the protein MPSTTSPSTLHTTAAERLRRDGQRYTGNRRALVELLEGADRPLTIPDLLDRQSGIPQSSAYRNLAVLERAGVVERVVATDEFARFELAEDLTEHHHHLICSGCGGVTDFVVAPSVERRLDRAVDAIAAETGFRIEGHRFDLIGRCRACLTDDG
- a CDS encoding alpha/beta hydrolase gives rise to the protein MLESTRMDLAYPGARRPDRAFHVDSAGVSLAAYEWGDADRPPILLAHGGFDFAATFDLLAPLLADAGWRAVSWDQRGHGDSEHAPLYSWDADVRDAVAVIESISDEAMPVVGHSKGGSMMLQLAELAPWHVTRVVNLDGLPSRGAAPDIADHERTRIMADELNSWLDHRLRSHDIQRRPGTVDELAERRGAMNPRLSHEWLRYLVTIGAREDDDGWRWKIDPALRLGGFGPFRPEWSLNRLPGLPVPMLGVLGTVGEPMGWGTTAAMVEPFLPHRARVVELDDTGHFLHVERSREVADLVLEFLS